One region of Streptomyces capillispiralis genomic DNA includes:
- a CDS encoding alpha/beta hydrolase, translating into MTSFDTSPQLNVWRALLALAVVFVMLATTGWTALRHQRHPAPLQASLSAWEHGRIAGHRLPDPQSAPARLARFFASLTDGQRASLARRYPLAVGNMNGAPVELRYRANRIALGQARQVEVDRLHDKRLTASGQHQAGRRMNRLEALMRPGRKILAFNPSGQGRVAEVFGDLRGAERVSVVVPGVDTDLLTFQRTHRKYSAPAGMAEALYAAERDAGPATRTAVIAWADYTAPSGLGMDAATAMRAEDGAVRLNAMLGALPGKAPVSLFCHSYGSVVCGVAAHALPGRVADIAVAGSPGMRVERASQLHTGARVWAMRDADDWIQDVPYLELGGLGHGADPVAAGFGARVLSAREAKGHAGYFEPGTDSLRNFAEIGVGAYRAVSCAGENDICRADLSGTTATGRA; encoded by the coding sequence GTGACTTCCTTCGACACCTCCCCGCAACTGAACGTCTGGCGGGCGCTGCTCGCGCTCGCCGTCGTGTTCGTGATGCTGGCGACCACCGGCTGGACGGCGCTGCGCCACCAGCGCCACCCCGCTCCGCTCCAGGCCTCGCTCAGCGCCTGGGAGCACGGCCGGATAGCCGGTCACCGGCTGCCGGACCCGCAGTCGGCGCCCGCGCGGCTGGCCCGGTTCTTCGCCTCCCTCACCGACGGGCAGCGCGCGTCCCTGGCGCGCCGCTATCCCCTGGCGGTCGGCAACATGAACGGGGCACCGGTCGAGCTGCGCTACCGGGCCAACCGCATCGCGCTCGGGCAGGCCCGGCAGGTCGAGGTCGACCGCCTGCACGACAAACGGCTCACCGCCTCGGGCCAGCACCAGGCGGGCCGCCGGATGAACCGCCTGGAGGCGCTGATGCGCCCGGGCCGGAAGATCCTCGCCTTCAATCCGTCGGGGCAGGGCCGGGTCGCCGAGGTCTTCGGCGACCTGCGCGGGGCCGAACGGGTCTCCGTCGTCGTGCCCGGCGTCGACACCGACCTGCTCACCTTCCAGCGCACCCACCGCAAGTACTCCGCCCCCGCCGGCATGGCCGAGGCGCTGTACGCGGCGGAGCGCGACGCCGGCCCCGCGACCCGTACCGCGGTGATCGCCTGGGCCGACTACACCGCGCCCAGCGGGCTCGGCATGGACGCGGCCACCGCGATGCGCGCCGAGGACGGCGCGGTGCGGCTGAACGCCATGCTGGGCGCCCTGCCCGGGAAGGCCCCGGTCTCGCTGTTCTGCCACAGCTACGGCTCCGTGGTGTGCGGGGTCGCCGCGCACGCCCTGCCGGGCCGGGTGGCCGACATCGCGGTGGCCGGCAGCCCCGGCATGCGGGTGGAGCGGGCGTCCCAGCTGCACACCGGCGCCCGGGTGTGGGCGATGCGGGACGCCGACGACTGGATCCAGGACGTGCCCTATCTGGAGCTCGGCGGTCTGGGGCACGGCGCCGACCCGGTGGCCGCCGGGTTCGGGGCGCGGGTGCTGTCGGCGCGGGAGGCGAAGGGCCACGCCGGCTACTTCGAACCGGGCACGGACAGCCTGCGGAACTTCGCCGAGATCGGCGTTGGCGCGTACCGCGCGGTTTCCTGCGCGGGCGAGAACGACATCTGCCGGGCGGATTTGTCCGGCACGACGGCTACCGGACGCGCGTAG
- a CDS encoding TetR family transcriptional regulator, translated as MKTAGTVVDALPRPGLRERKKQRTRDALVRAALELIATRGYEGTTVDDIAEAVDVSQRTFFRYFASKEEVALFVPRLAESHVVDALRARPPHEVPLEALRRAVMDSWDGINAAVERLVPLELHMRVYRVIESTPALLAAHLRRAAELEEELARIVAEREGLDVDADPRPRILLAAFGGVIRVTERLWSAGDDLDVDAMRDLMATYLDQLGPALAGNWRTE; from the coding sequence ATGAAGACGGCCGGGACCGTCGTGGACGCGCTGCCGCGGCCGGGACTGCGGGAACGCAAGAAGCAGCGCACCCGGGACGCGCTGGTCCGGGCCGCGCTGGAGCTGATCGCCACGCGCGGGTACGAGGGGACGACGGTCGACGACATCGCCGAGGCCGTCGACGTCTCGCAGCGGACGTTCTTCCGCTACTTCGCCAGCAAGGAGGAGGTGGCGCTGTTCGTCCCGAGGCTCGCCGAGTCGCACGTCGTCGACGCCCTGCGCGCGCGTCCGCCGCACGAGGTGCCGCTGGAGGCGCTGCGCCGGGCCGTGATGGACAGCTGGGACGGCATCAACGCGGCCGTCGAGCGGCTGGTGCCGCTGGAGCTGCACATGCGGGTCTACCGGGTGATCGAGTCGACGCCCGCCCTGCTCGCCGCCCATCTGCGCCGGGCGGCGGAGCTGGAGGAGGAGCTGGCGCGGATCGTCGCCGAGCGGGAGGGGCTGGACGTGGACGCCGACCCCCGGCCGAGGATCCTGCTGGCCGCCTTCGGCGGGGTGATCCGGGTGACGGAACGCCTGTGGTCCGCCGGGGACGACCTCGACGTCGACGCCATGCGCGACCTGATGGCGACCTATCTGGACCAGCTGGGCCCGGCCCTCGCGGGGAACTGGCGTACGGAGTGA
- a CDS encoding MFS transporter: MTSQTTIDKAGPGDGTPAAPSDATPGRGLRGHPWFTLITVAVGVMMVALDGTIVAIANPAIASDLGATFAEVQWITNSYFLALAVSLITAGKLGDRFGHRQTFLIGVVGFAAASGAIGLSDSIALVIVFRVLQGLFGALLMPAALGLLRATFPAEKLNMAIGIWGMVIGASTAGGPILGGVLVEHVNWQSVFFINVPVGVLAVALGAWILLDHRAENAPRSFDLLGIGLLSGAMFCLVWALIKAPEWGWGDTKTWAFIAVAVVGFALFAFWETKVKEPLIPLGLFRSVPLSAGVVLMVLMAIAFMGGLFFVTFYLQNVHGMSPIDAGLHLLPLTGMMIVGSPLAGAMITKVGPRIPLAGGMAFTALAMYGMSTLEKTTGSGVMSLWFALLGLGLAPVMVGATEVIVGNAPMELSGVAGGLQQAAMQIGGSLGTAVLGAVMASKVDSDLEGNWAKAGLPPLTPEQAGQASEAVQVGVAPVAEGTPPQIAAKITDVAHDTFISGMSMASLTAAGVAAVAVLVAFLTKRGANAEAGAGVGHI, encoded by the coding sequence ATGACTAGTCAGACCACCATCGACAAGGCGGGGCCGGGGGACGGGACACCGGCTGCCCCGTCGGACGCGACGCCGGGCAGGGGGCTGCGCGGGCACCCCTGGTTCACCCTGATCACCGTCGCCGTGGGGGTCATGATGGTGGCCCTCGACGGCACCATCGTGGCCATCGCCAACCCGGCCATCGCCAGCGACCTGGGTGCCACCTTCGCCGAGGTGCAGTGGATCACCAACTCCTACTTCCTCGCCCTCGCGGTCTCCCTGATCACCGCGGGCAAGCTCGGTGACCGCTTCGGACACCGCCAGACCTTCCTCATCGGCGTCGTCGGCTTCGCGGCCGCGTCGGGGGCCATCGGCCTGTCCGACAGCATCGCGCTGGTCATCGTCTTCCGTGTGTTGCAGGGCCTGTTCGGCGCCCTGCTGATGCCGGCCGCGCTCGGCCTGCTGCGGGCGACCTTCCCCGCCGAGAAGCTCAACATGGCCATCGGCATCTGGGGCATGGTCATCGGTGCCTCCACCGCGGGCGGCCCGATCCTCGGCGGTGTCCTCGTCGAGCACGTCAACTGGCAGTCGGTGTTCTTCATCAACGTGCCGGTCGGCGTCCTCGCCGTCGCGCTCGGCGCGTGGATCCTGCTCGACCACCGCGCGGAGAACGCCCCGCGCTCCTTCGACCTCCTCGGCATAGGCCTGCTGTCCGGCGCGATGTTCTGCCTGGTCTGGGCCCTGATCAAGGCGCCCGAGTGGGGCTGGGGCGACACCAAGACCTGGGCGTTCATCGCCGTCGCGGTCGTCGGCTTCGCGCTCTTCGCCTTCTGGGAGACGAAGGTCAAGGAGCCGCTGATCCCGCTGGGCCTGTTCCGCTCCGTGCCGCTGTCCGCCGGTGTCGTGCTGATGGTCCTGATGGCCATCGCCTTCATGGGCGGCCTGTTCTTCGTCACCTTCTACCTGCAGAACGTGCACGGCATGAGCCCGATCGACGCCGGTCTGCACCTGCTCCCGCTCACCGGCATGATGATCGTCGGCTCGCCCCTCGCGGGCGCGATGATCACCAAGGTCGGCCCGCGCATCCCGCTCGCCGGCGGCATGGCCTTCACCGCGCTCGCCATGTACGGCATGTCGACGCTGGAGAAGACCACCGGCAGCGGTGTGATGTCGCTCTGGTTCGCCCTCCTCGGCCTCGGCCTCGCCCCGGTCATGGTCGGCGCCACCGAGGTCATCGTCGGCAACGCGCCGATGGAGCTCTCCGGCGTCGCCGGCGGTCTCCAGCAGGCCGCCATGCAGATCGGCGGCAGCCTCGGCACGGCCGTGCTCGGCGCCGTGATGGCCTCCAAGGTCGACAGCGACCTCGAGGGCAACTGGGCGAAGGCGGGACTCCCGCCGCTCACCCCGGAGCAGGCCGGGCAGGCGTCCGAGGCCGTCCAGGTCGGTGTGGCGCCGGTGGCCGAGGGCACCCCGCCGCAGATCGCCGCGAAGATCACCGACGTCGCCCACGACACCTTCATCTCCGGGATGAGCATGGCGTCCCTCACGGCCGCCGGGGTCGCCGCGGTGGCGGTGCTGGTCGCGTTCCTCACCAAGCGCGGTGCGAACGCGGAGGCCGGCGCGGGAGTCGGCCACATCTGA
- a CDS encoding small hydrophobic protein, whose product MMASFGHGTRRHPRSRGRTWSRTGPDRATLGIIGVICAVAGFFALGIVLGPAAIVCGWLAMGRNWAGSRPVTAVVALVLGAIDTLLALVVLAGATTSGYGMF is encoded by the coding sequence ATGATGGCGAGCTTCGGACACGGAACGCGCAGGCACCCCCGCTCACGTGGCCGTACCTGGTCACGGACCGGGCCGGATCGCGCGACGCTCGGGATCATCGGAGTCATCTGCGCGGTCGCCGGATTCTTCGCGCTGGGGATCGTCCTCGGCCCCGCGGCGATCGTCTGCGGCTGGCTCGCCATGGGCCGCAACTGGGCGGGTTCCCGCCCGGTGACGGCCGTGGTCGCCCTCGTCCTGGGTGCCATCGACACGCTCCTGGCCCTCGTCGTGCTGGCCGGAGCGACCACGTCGGGTTACGGGATGTTCTGA
- a CDS encoding potassium channel family protein, producing the protein MKQHSAQVRWEHRTQRPLLGLAVAFAVAYAVPIVRPDAGRDVVAVCAAVEWVVWGAFAADYAVRLVLAERRRLFLRTHWLDLCAVLLPLIQPLRLLRLVSTLLLVGQRARLASQIRLTTYVAGSVVGLLMFGSLAVLSVERDSPDGNIRTLGDAVWWSFTTMTTVGYGDHAPTTGLGRVLAVGLMLSGIALLGVVTANIAAWFIARFEKDDVEERRQTEAIETLTREVRALRAEVAALRAAPREERQPEHG; encoded by the coding sequence ATGAAGCAGCACTCGGCCCAGGTCCGCTGGGAACACCGCACGCAGCGGCCGCTCCTCGGCCTGGCCGTGGCCTTCGCCGTCGCCTACGCCGTGCCGATCGTCCGGCCGGACGCCGGCCGGGACGTCGTGGCGGTGTGCGCGGCCGTGGAGTGGGTGGTGTGGGGCGCGTTCGCGGCCGACTACGCCGTCCGTCTCGTGCTGGCCGAACGGCGCCGGCTGTTCCTGCGCACGCACTGGCTGGACCTGTGCGCCGTGCTGCTGCCCCTGATCCAGCCGCTGCGGCTGCTGCGGCTGGTGTCGACGCTGCTGCTGGTCGGGCAGCGGGCGCGCCTGGCCTCGCAGATCAGGCTGACGACGTATGTCGCCGGGTCGGTGGTCGGGCTGCTGATGTTCGGTTCGCTCGCGGTGCTCTCGGTGGAGCGGGACTCGCCGGACGGCAACATCCGGACGCTGGGCGACGCGGTGTGGTGGTCCTTCACCACGATGACGACCGTGGGGTACGGGGACCACGCGCCGACCACCGGACTGGGGCGCGTGCTGGCGGTGGGGCTGATGCTGTCCGGGATCGCCCTGCTCGGTGTGGTGACCGCGAACATCGCCGCGTGGTTCATCGCCCGGTTCGAGAAGGACGACGTGGAGGAGCGGCGGCAGACGGAGGCCATCGAGACGCTCACCCGGGAGGTCCGGGCGCTGCGCGCGGAGGTGGCGGCGCTGCGGGCGGCGCCGCGCGAGGAGCGGCAGCCGGAACACGGGTGA
- the aceE gene encoding pyruvate dehydrogenase (acetyl-transferring), homodimeric type translates to MASASDRNPIIIGGLPSQVPDFDPEETQEWLDSLDAAVDERGRERARYLMLRLIERAREKRVAVPEMRSTDYVNTIPTRAEPFFPGNEEIERRILNATRWNAAVMVSRAQRPGIGVGGHIATFASSASLYDVGFNHFFRGKDEGDGGDQVFFQGHASPGIYARAYLLDRLSERHLDGFRQEKSKAPHALSSYPHPRSMPDFWEFPTVSMGLGPIGAIYQARMNRYMHARGIADTSRSHVWAFLGDGEMDEPESLGQLTLAAREGLDNLTFVVNCNLQRLDGPVRGNGKIIQELESVFRGAGWNVIKLIWDRTWDPLLAQDRDGILVDRMNTTPDGQFQTYATESGAYIRDHFFGDDHRLRAMVEGMTDDQILHLGRGGHDHRKIYAAYKAAVEHKGQPTVILAKTVKGWTLGPNFEGRNATHQMKKLTVDDLKRFRDRLHLPIPDKDLESGVPPYYHPGPDTEEMQYMHDRRRSLGGYVPTRVVRSKPLALPDDKAYATVKKGSGQQSIATTMAFVRLLKDLMRDKEIGRRFVLIAPDEYRTFGMDSFFPSAKIYNPLGQQYEAVDRELLLAYKEAPNGQMLHDGISEAGCTASLIAAGSAYATHGEPLIPVYVFYSMFGFQRTGDQFWQMADQLARGFVLGATAGRTTLTGEGLQHADGHSQLLASTNPACVAYDPAFGFEIAHIVKDGLRRMYGSDERHPHGEDVFYYLTVYNEPIQHPAEPDGVDVEGILKGLYRFSEGTAGALPAQILASGVAMPWAIEAQRILAEEWDVRADVWSATSWNELRRDAVACEEHNLLRPEEEQRVPYVTRKLAGAQGPVVAVSDWMRAVPDQIARWVPGTYQSLGADGFGFADTRGAARRFFHIDAQSVVVAVLTELAREGRVDRSVLKQAVDRYQLLDVAAADPGVAGGDA, encoded by the coding sequence CCGTGCCCGAGATGCGCAGCACGGACTACGTCAACACCATCCCGACCCGGGCCGAGCCGTTCTTCCCGGGCAACGAGGAGATCGAGCGCAGGATCCTCAACGCCACCCGCTGGAACGCGGCCGTGATGGTCTCGCGGGCGCAGCGTCCGGGCATCGGGGTCGGCGGCCACATCGCCACCTTCGCCTCCTCCGCGTCGCTGTACGACGTGGGCTTCAACCACTTCTTCCGCGGCAAGGACGAGGGCGACGGCGGGGACCAGGTCTTCTTCCAGGGCCACGCCTCGCCGGGCATCTACGCCCGCGCGTACCTGCTGGACCGGCTGAGCGAGCGGCACCTGGACGGCTTCCGGCAGGAGAAGTCGAAGGCGCCCCACGCCCTGTCGTCGTACCCGCACCCGCGGTCGATGCCGGACTTCTGGGAGTTCCCGACGGTGTCGATGGGGCTCGGCCCGATCGGCGCGATCTACCAGGCGCGGATGAACCGCTACATGCACGCGCGCGGGATCGCGGACACCTCCCGCTCGCACGTGTGGGCGTTCCTCGGCGACGGCGAGATGGACGAGCCGGAGTCGCTGGGCCAGCTGACCCTGGCCGCGCGGGAGGGCCTGGACAACCTGACCTTCGTGGTCAACTGCAACCTGCAGCGGCTGGACGGCCCGGTGCGCGGCAACGGCAAGATCATCCAGGAGCTGGAGTCGGTCTTCCGGGGCGCCGGCTGGAACGTGATCAAGCTGATCTGGGACCGCACCTGGGACCCGCTGCTCGCGCAGGACCGGGACGGGATCCTGGTCGACCGGATGAACACCACGCCGGACGGGCAGTTCCAGACGTACGCCACCGAGTCCGGCGCCTACATCCGGGACCACTTCTTCGGGGACGACCACCGGCTGCGCGCGATGGTCGAGGGCATGACCGACGACCAGATCCTGCACCTGGGGCGCGGCGGTCACGACCATCGCAAGATCTACGCGGCGTACAAGGCGGCGGTCGAGCACAAGGGCCAGCCGACGGTGATCCTGGCCAAGACGGTCAAGGGCTGGACGCTGGGCCCGAACTTCGAGGGCCGCAACGCCACGCACCAGATGAAGAAGCTGACGGTCGACGACCTCAAGCGCTTCCGGGACCGCCTGCACCTGCCGATCCCCGACAAGGACCTGGAGTCCGGTGTGCCGCCGTACTACCACCCGGGTCCGGACACGGAGGAGATGCAGTACATGCACGACCGCCGCCGGTCGCTCGGCGGGTACGTGCCGACGCGGGTGGTGCGGTCGAAGCCGCTCGCCCTGCCGGACGACAAGGCGTACGCGACCGTGAAGAAGGGCTCGGGCCAGCAGTCCATCGCGACGACCATGGCCTTCGTCCGGCTGCTGAAGGACCTCATGCGGGACAAGGAGATCGGCCGGCGGTTCGTGCTGATCGCGCCCGACGAGTACCGCACCTTCGGCATGGACTCGTTCTTCCCGAGCGCGAAGATCTACAACCCGCTCGGCCAGCAGTACGAGGCCGTGGACCGGGAGCTGCTGCTCGCCTACAAGGAGGCGCCGAACGGGCAGATGCTGCACGACGGCATCTCCGAGGCCGGCTGCACGGCCTCGCTGATCGCCGCGGGATCGGCGTACGCCACCCACGGCGAGCCGCTGATCCCGGTGTACGTCTTCTACTCGATGTTCGGTTTCCAGCGCACCGGCGACCAGTTCTGGCAGATGGCCGACCAGCTGGCGCGCGGGTTCGTCCTGGGCGCGACCGCGGGACGGACGACGCTGACCGGTGAGGGGCTCCAGCACGCGGACGGCCACTCCCAGCTGCTGGCGTCCACGAACCCGGCGTGCGTCGCCTACGACCCGGCCTTCGGCTTCGAGATCGCGCACATCGTCAAGGACGGCCTGCGCCGGATGTACGGCTCCGACGAGCGGCACCCGCACGGCGAGGACGTCTTCTACTACCTGACCGTCTACAACGAGCCGATCCAGCACCCGGCCGAGCCGGACGGCGTCGACGTCGAGGGCATCCTCAAGGGCCTCTACCGCTTCAGCGAGGGCACGGCGGGCGCGCTCCCGGCGCAGATCCTGGCCTCCGGTGTCGCCATGCCGTGGGCGATCGAGGCGCAGCGGATCCTCGCCGAGGAGTGGGACGTCAGGGCGGACGTCTGGTCGGCGACCTCCTGGAACGAGCTGCGGCGCGACGCGGTGGCCTGCGAGGAGCACAACCTGCTGCGTCCCGAGGAGGAGCAGCGGGTGCCGTACGTGACCCGCAAGCTGGCGGGGGCGCAGGGGCCGGTGGTGGCGGTGTCGGACTGGATGCGGGCGGTGCCGGACCAGATCGCGCGCTGGGTGCCGGGGACGTACCAGTCGCTGGGCGCCGACGGGTTCGGCTTCGCGGACACCCGCGGGGCGGCCCGGCGGTTCTTCCACATCGACGCGCAGTCGGTCGTGGTGGCGGTGCTCACCGAGCTGGCCCGGGAGGGCAGGGTCGACCGGTCCGTGCTGAAGCAGGCCGTCGACCGCTACCAGCTGCTCGACGTCGCCGCGGCCGACCCGGGCGTGGCGGGCGGCGACGCGTGA